A section of the Rhipicephalus sanguineus isolate Rsan-2018 chromosome 11, BIME_Rsan_1.4, whole genome shotgun sequence genome encodes:
- the LOC119373586 gene encoding cuticle protein 16.8 codes for MIAKVLVAFVFAVALAVGQVGSQIQFVNRRPSAVVAAGGGPGVPVSEPVYPPQPYSFGYDNVDEYGTQSFHKEESDANNVKTGSYGYRDANGTFRKVTYVADADGFRATVDMNEPGTVTGHTADAVFSSKQAQHLGVAKAASGPAPAYAVPVQAPFSQGRPTRVIFTN; via the exons ATGATTGCCAAG GTTCTCGTCGCTTTCGTCTTCGCTGTCGCCCTCGCCGTAGGACAGGTGGGCTCTCAAATCCAGTTCGTAAACCGGCGCCCTAGTGCTGTTGTAGCAGCCGGCGGAGGTCCAGGCGTACCCGTGTCCGAGCCCGTCTAC ccgccgcagccgtaCAGCTTCGGCTATGACAACGTGGACGAGTACGGCACGCAGTCCTTCCACAAAGAGGAGAGCGACGCGAACAACGTCAAGACCGGGTCGTACGGCTACCGCGACGCCAACGGCACCTTCCGGAAGGTGACCTACGTGGCCGACGCCGATGGCTTCCGGGCCACCGTCGACATGAACGAGCCAGGAACCGTCACTGGCCACACTGCCGACGCGGTCTTCAGCTCCAAGCAGGCCCAGCACCTCGGCGTGGCCAAGGCGGCGTCAGGTCCGGCCCCGGCCTACGCTGTACCGGTCCAGGCACCGTTTTCTCAAGGACGGCCAACGCGTGTTATCTTTACGAATTAG